A region from the Streptomyces lydicus genome encodes:
- a CDS encoding alpha/beta fold hydrolase codes for MLGRGGDGNGVQRNHAPAPTPYVLVGHSLGGAYARHYTQRFPDEVAGLLLLDPFHEDLLARASLEVRAKLERMQHQDLPEATHEQLQQARDWATPFFAKWPAPVRQALIEHHLAAWKTGYHEARNVYDDVAHELRHAPGLPDVPLIVLTALGYDATQAQLWSEEALRENNGVKAALHKHLAASVPRGEHRILGDAGHGWLHEEQPESVLEAIADLLRTPAV; via the coding sequence CTGCTCGGGCGCGGTGGAGACGGTAACGGCGTTCAACGGAACCACGCACCCGCCCCCACCCCCTACGTGCTGGTCGGCCACTCCCTGGGAGGGGCCTACGCCCGCCACTACACGCAGCGCTTCCCCGACGAGGTGGCGGGCCTGCTCCTGTTGGACCCCTTCCACGAAGACCTCCTCGCCCGTGCCTCCCTGGAGGTACGGGCGAAGCTGGAGCGGATGCAGCACCAGGACCTGCCCGAGGCGACGCACGAGCAGCTCCAGCAGGCCCGCGACTGGGCAACACCGTTCTTCGCGAAATGGCCTGCCCCCGTCCGTCAGGCGCTTATCGAGCACCACCTCGCCGCATGGAAGACCGGGTATCACGAGGCCCGGAACGTCTACGACGACGTCGCACACGAACTCCGGCACGCACCCGGTCTCCCCGACGTACCGCTGATCGTGCTCACCGCCCTGGGGTACGACGCCACCCAGGCCCAGCTGTGGTCCGAGGAAGCGCTGCGTGAGAACAACGGCGTCAAGGCCGCCCTGCACAAGCACCTCGCCGCATCCGTCCCCCGCGGTGAGCACCGCATCCTCGGCGATGCCGGGCACGGCTGGCTCCACGAGGAGCAGCCGGAGTCCGTACTGGAGGCAATTGCCGACCTGCTCCGCACGCCGGCCGTATGA